In the genome of Tsukamurella paurometabola DSM 20162, the window CCTGGTGCTCGACGAGGCCGACGAGATGCTCGACCTGGGCTTCCTGCCCGATATCGAACGCATTCTCACCATGGTTCCCACCGACCGGCAGACGATGCTGTTCTCGGCCACCATGCCGGGCCCGATCATCACGCTGGCCCGCACCTTCCTCAAGCAGCCCACGCACGTGCGCGCCGAGCATCACGACGATTCCGCCGTGCACGAGCGCACCACCCAGTACGTCTACCGCGCGCACGCGCTGGACAAGACGGAGCTGGTCGCGAAGGTTCTGCAGGCGCAGGGCCGCGGCGCCACGATGATCTTCACCCGCACCAAGCGCACCGCGCAGAAGGTGGCGGACGAGCTCGGCGAGCGCGGCTTCAAGGTCGGTGCCGTGCACGGCGACCTCGGCCAGGTCGCGCGGGAGAAGGCGCTCGGCAAGTTCCGCGACGGTTCGATCGACGTGCTGGTCGCGACCGACGTGGCCGCCCGCGGTATCGATATCGACGACGTCACCCACGTCATCAACTTCCAATGCCCCGAGGACGACAAGACGTACGTGCACCGCATCGGCCGCACCGGTCGTGCGGGTAAGACCGGTACCGCGGTCACGCTGGTCGACTGGGACGAGCTGCACCGCTGGGAGCTCATCGACAAGGCCCTCGGCCTCGGTAAGCCCGAGCCGGTGGAGACCTACAGCTCCAGCGAGCACCTGTTCACCGACCTCGGCATCGACCCGAAGGTCAAGGGCAGTCTGCCGGGCGTGCGCAAACGCGCCGAGGGCGAGGTCGTCGAGCGCACGCCGCGGGAGAAGCGCACCAGCACCCGCACGCGCACCCGCACGCGTGGCGGTCGCGCCGCCGACGGTGCCGCGGCTGCGGCGGAGGCGGGCGCGCCGGCGGAGGAGACACCGTCGACCCGTGCCGACGGAGACGACGCCGCGCCGCGCAAGCGCCGCCGTCGCCGCCGCTCGGGCGCGAAGAAGACCGAGGGCGCCGCACCCGCCGAGACTGCGGGCGAGTAACAGCCCGGAGGGTCCACCGAACGACGGGCCCGGCGACCGCCGAACGGCGGTCGCCGAGTCGTTGTTTTCTCGGAAGGGTGGTCATCATGACGACCACCACCGCCCCCACCGCCTCGTCGCGGCGCATCGCCTCGCTCGACGTGGCGCGCGGCATCGCGATCCTCGGCACCCTGGGAACCAACATCTGGATCTTCACCGAGCCCTCGGGCATGGTGGGCTACATCGATTCGGTCGGCACCGAGTCGCTCCCCATCCGGATTCTGCAGACGCTCGCGCAGGGCAAGTTCCTCGGGCTGCTGAGCCTCATGTTCGGCGTGGGCCTGGCGATCCAGCAGGCCTCCGCCGCCCGGCACGACCGGCCGTGGCCGGGACGGTACTGGCGGCGCGCCCTGGTGCTCCTGCTCGACGGCCTGGTGCACTTCCTGCTGGTCGCCGAGTTCGACGTTCTCATGGGCTACGCCCTCGTCTCGTTCCTGGTATCGGCGTTGCTGATCCTGCAGCCACGGGCGCGCACCCGCTGGGTGGTCGGCGCGATCGCGGTGCATCTGGCGGTGGTGACACTGGCCGTGGTGGCGATGATGCTTCCCGGGAGCGCGGACGGGTCGGGCGCTGGCCGGCGCCAGGGTGTCAATCCGTACGCCGACGGCTCGTTCTGGGATCTCGTGCTGTTCCGCGCCGATCACGCGCTGGTCTTCCGCGCCGAGACGATCTTCATGATCCCGCTCACGATCGCGATGTTCCTCACCGGCGCACGGCTTTTCCAGTCCGGGCTGTTCGCTCCGGACGGCGCCGCACTGCGCCGCAGGCTGATGCTGCTGGGCGCGTTCGCGGCTCCCGTCGACCTCGCCTTCGGCGTGTTCGGTGCACCGCTGGGCCTGGCGGGTCCCGCGGTCTTCGTGGGGCGCTACGTGATCGCGCCGATCGTCGCGCTCGGACTGTTGGCCCTGATCGCCGAGTTCTATCAGCGTCGTGGCACGGGCCGCGCGGGCCGGGCGATGGGCCGGATCGGTACCACAGCGCTGAGTTGCTATGTGCTGCAGAACATCATCGCCTCGGTGATCTGCTACGGCTGGGGTTTCGGACTGGCCGCGCGCTACGGCGGCGAGCACCGCTTGCTGCTGACCGTGCTGGTCTTCTTCGCGGTGGTGGCGTGCTTGCTCGTCGCGTCGACACTATGGACGCGCCGCTTCCCGCGGGGACCGATCGAGATGATGATGCACCGCGTCGCCTGACGGCGACGGGTGGGCTCAGTGGCCGCGACGCTCCGCTTGGAGCGGGACGTGGCTCAGGCCGCCCCACAGCAGCTCGACCGTGGTCGCGACCGCCTCCTCCTTCGGGATGGGGCGGTCGGCGTACAACCAGTACCGGGCGCTGACCTGGCTGGCGCCGACGAGGCCCACGGCGAGCATCCGGGCCCGGTACGGGTCGAGGCCGGAATCCTCGGACACCAGGTCGTAGACCGCATCGATGCACGCGTCGACGGCACCCTCGACGCGTTCCTGCACCACCGGCTCGAGCACATCGGACTCGAAGATCAGCTTGTAGCCCTGGCTGTCACGGTCGACGAAGTCGAAGAACGAACGGACCGCACCGATCACGCGGGCGTGGTTGTCGGTGGAGCTGCTCAGTGCCTCACGGACTCCGGTCACCAGTGCTTCGCTGTGCGCATTGAGCACGGCGACGTAGAGCTCCAGCTTCCCGGGGAAGTGCTGATAGAGCACGGGCTTGCTGACTCCGGCGCGGACGGCGATCTCGTCCATCCCCGCAGAGTGGTAGCCCAGATCGACGAAGACGCTGCTCGCGGCCTCCAGCAATTGGATCCGACGGGCGCTGCGTGGCAGCCTGGCGGTGCGTCGCGGGGCAGGATTCACTGCTCCGCGGGATTCTCCCGCGGCGGTCGTCGCGCCCAGATCCGCCATCAGTTCCACCTCACCGTTCCCGGGGCAAGATCGTCACCCCGACCTACCGACAATACTCCCGTACGACGGCGCCCCTCGCGAGCGCCGCGCGGTCGTGGCAAGCTACCTCCGTGTCGGCACTCGCTCAACTGGACCGGACCAGCGACGTCTGGCCGGGCGAGTTCCTCGCGGTCCGCGGGCAGCGACTGTTCGTCCGGCACGTCGACGAGGCCGCCGCCGTCACCGCACCGTCGGACCCCCGGCCCACGGTCATGATGATCCACGGCCTGGGCGGGTCGTCGATCAACTGGACTGATCTGGGGCAGATCCTCGCTCCCGTTGCCGCGTCGTACGCCCCGGACCTACCGGGATTCGGGCTTTCGGACCCGCCCGCCGACGGCGACTACGGCATCGAGGCGTTCGCGGAGATCGTGATCGCCTACCTCGAGACCCTGGTCGCCGTGCGCGGCGGGGCTGTGCATCTGGTGGGGAACTCGCTCGGCGGCGCCATCGCCGTGCGGGTGGCGATGCTCCGGCCCGACCTGCTGCGCAGCCTCAGCCTGATCTCGCCCGCGTTCCCGGATCTGCGGCCGCGAGTACGACGCCTGCAGTTCCTGCCGCTGTCGCTGGTTCGGATCCCGGTGGTGGGTCCGGCGGGTTTCCGGCTGGTGGGCAGCGCCTACCCGGAGCGGCAGGTGGACCAGACCTTGCGCGAGATCCTCGTCGATCCCGCCGCGATGGGCCCGGTCCGGCGCAGCCAGGCGATCGATCAGGCGGTCGCCCGGGCGTCGATGCCCTGGGCGCCCGACGCGCTGGCCGCCAGCTTCAACGCGCTGGTCCGGAGCTGGATCGTCGATTTCGGTGCTGCGCACTGGGCGGCCGCGCGCGCGGTCTCGGTGCCGACCGCCGTGATCTGGGGAGCTCGCGACCTGCTGGTCAGCGTCGGGGTCGCGCCCAAGGTGGTGCGGCACATCCGAGGCAGCACGCTCACCGTGTTCGAGGACGTGGGTCACGTGGCCCAGATGGAACGCCCGGTGGAGACGGCCCGCCTGGTGCGCGAGCTCGTCATCGCGGCGGAGTCGGCGCCGGTTTTCCGCTGAGAAGCCGTGTCGGTTCTGCACCCCCGGTCCGCTTCGTGGAATTGTTGACGACGTGAGTAGTCCTTCGAACCCGAGGCGCCCTCGACCCGACGGGCGAGCGCCGCTGCGGGCGGAGTGGGACCCGATCAATTCGCCCGCCGACCGGAACCGGCCGCCGCGCGAGCGCGCCTATCGCAAGCAGAGCACGCTCTCCCGGATCCTGAGCACCTACGGCTGGCGTGCCTACGCGGTTCCGGTGCTGGCGGTGCTCACCGTGTTCGCCCTGGTCGTGACCTTCTGGGGTAATCCGTTCCAGTCGAAGACGGCCACGGTCGACAACACGGCCGAGTCCATGTCCCGCAATCCGACGCCGGGCAAGACCATCGTCGGCGCGCCCACCGGTACGACGGTGCCCGGTCCGGTCCCGGTCGCCGGGCAGCTGCCGATCGGCGGTGACTTCACCACACACGGGGCCGGTCTGTGGCACGTGGTGCCCGGCGCGACGAAGAAGGTGGGCGAAGGCAAGCAGAAGGAGTACACCTACATGGTGGCCGTCGAGGACGGCGTCGACATGGGTGGACTCGGCGGTGACCAGCCGTTCGCGCAGATGATCGACCGTACCCTCGGTGACCCGCGCAGCTGGGTGCACGATCCGGCGATCGCCTTCCGGCGCGTCGCCGAGGGCAAACCCGACTTCACGATCTCCCTCACGTCGCCGATGACCACGCGGCAGGCCTGCGGCTACTCGATCCAACTGGAATCGTCCTGTTACAACGGCGAGCTCGGGCGCGTGGTGATCAACCTGGCGCGCTGGGTGCGTGGCGCGACCGCCTTCGAGGGCGATCTCACCGGCTACCGCCAGTACGCGATCAACCACGAGGTCGGCCACGCCATCGGTTACGACAAGCACGTGCCTTGCCCCGCGCAGGGTGCGCTGGCGCCGATCATGATGCAGCAGAGCTTCGGGGTGGCCAATCGCGATATCTTCAACCTCGACCGGTCCGAGGGATTCGATAACGACCTGGTCTGTCGCCCCAACGCCTGGGTCGCCCCGGTGCTGCGCTGAGCCGCCTTCACAATCGGGGAATGCCATCGCAGTCGGTGTCGTTCCACCTCACGTGAGTACGTTGCCACCGCTCGTCGAACCCGCCGCCGAACTGACCCGTGACGAAGTCGCGCGTTATTCGCGGCACCTGATCATCCCCGAGATGGGCGTCGAGGGGCAGAAGCGTCTCAAGAACGCCAAGGTCTTGGTGATCGGTGCCGGCGGTCTCGGCAGCCCCGCGCTGCTGTACCTCGCCGCGGCGGGTATCGGAACCATCGGGATCGTCGAGTTCGACGAGGTGGACGCGTCCAACCTGCAGCGCCAGGTGATCCACGGCGTCTCCGACCTGGGCCGGCCCAAGGCCGAGAGCGCGCGCGACTCCATCGCCGAGATCAACCCGCTGGTCACGGTGAACCTGCATCAGGAACGGCTCGAACCCGAGAACGCGGTGCAGCTCTTCGAGCAGTACGACCTGATTGTCGACGGCACCGACAACTTCGCCACCCGCTACCTGGTCAACGACGCAGCGGTGCTGGCGCACAAGCCCTACGTCTGGGGCTCGATCTTCCGGTTCGAGGGGCAGGCGTCGGTGTTCTGGGAGGATGCGCCCGACGGTCCGAACGGTGAGAAGCAGGGCCTGAACTACCGCGACCTGTACCCGGTGGCGCCACCGCCCGGCATGGTTCCCTCGTGCGCCGAGGGCGGCGTGCTCGGCATCCTGTGCGCCTCGATCGGGGCGATCATGGGCACCGAGGCGGTCAAGCTGATCACCGGTATCGGCGACTCGCTGCTCGGCCGGCTCATGGTCTATGACGCCCTCGACATGACCTACCGCACCATCAAGATCCGCAAGGACCCCGCTTCACCGGCGATCACCGAGCTGATCGATTACGAGGAGTTCTGCGGGGTGGTCTCGGACGAGGCTCAGGCCGCTGCCGCGGGGAGCACCATCACCCCGGCCGAGTTGGTCGAGCTGGGCGAGCAGGGCGTGGAGTACGAGCTGATCGACGTGCGTGAGCCTGTCGAATGGGACATCGTGCATATCGACGGTGCGAAGCTGGTACCGAAGTCGGTCTTCGAGACCGGTGAGGGCCTGGAGCGGGTCTCGGCCGACAAAAAGCTGGTGCTCTACTGCAAGACCGGTATCCGCTCCGCCGAGGTGCTCGCAGCGGTGCAGGGCGCCGGGTACCGCGACGCGGTACATCTGCAGGGCGGAATCAACGCCTATGCCCGGCAGGTGGATCCGTCACTACCGGTGTACTGATCATCAGTCCAGGCTGATCAGCCGCTTGACCAGTTTGCCGGTGGGGGTACGCGGCAGCGAAGGGACGAATCGCACCGCGCGCGGCAGTTTGTAGCGCGCCAGATCCCTGCCGGCGTGCGCGATCAGGGCGGCGGCCAATTCATCCGAGGGGATGTTCCCGGGGGCGAGTTGCACACAGGCCACAGCGATTTCGCCCAGCTCGTCGTCGGGAACGCCGATCACGGCGACGTCGGCGACGGCCGGATGCATCACCAGTGTGTTCTCCGACTCCTGCGGGTAGACGTTCACCCCGCCGGTGATGATGGTGAAATCGCGGCGATCGGTGAGATACAGGTAGCCGTCGGTGTCCAGGTATCCGACATCGCCGGTGGTGGCCCAGTTCGGATGGTCGGGATGCTGTGCGGCCCGGGTCTTCTCGGGCGCATTGTGGTACTGGAAGGGCATCGTCTCGCGTTCGAAGTAGATCGTGCCCACCTCGCCCGCGGGGAGCTCGTCGCCGTTCTCACCGCAGATCCGGATCTCACCGAGCCCGGCCTTGCCCACCGACCCGGGACGCTCCAATGCTTCCTGCGGAGTGATGAAGGTGGCACCGGCGGCTTCGGTGGAGGCGTAGTACTCGTGGATCACCGGTCCCCACCACGCGATCATCGATCGCTTCACCTCGGCCGGGCAGGGAGCGGCGGCGTGGATGGCGACCTTCAGGCTGCTGGTGTCGTATTTCGCACGCACCTCAGGGTCGAGCTTGAGCATGCGCACGAACATCGTGGGAACCCACTGGCTGTGCGTCACCCGGTACTTCTCGATCAGCGCCAGCGCGTCGACGGCGTCGAACCTGTGCATCATGATCACGGTGCCGCCCACCGACATGGTGACGGCGCAGAAGCGCAGTGGGGCAGCGTGATACAGAGGTGCGGGGGAAAGGTAGACGGTGTCGGAGTCCATAGCGTAGGCCGGGGCGAAGATCGCGGTGTACGCATCCGGGGCCTCGTCCACCTGTCCCTCCGGCAGTGGGAAGCGAATGCCCTTGGGGCGCCCGGTGGTTCCGGAGGAGTAGAGCATGTCGGTGCCGCGGGGCTGGTCGGTGAGGGGGGACGAATCCGCTGCCGCGAGTACCGCGTCGAAGTCGGCGAAGCCCTCGATCGGACCGCCCCAGGAGATCGCGCGGCCGGGTTCGGCAAGGTCCGGGATTCGCCGCGCCTGCGATACCGCCTCCGTCACGCACGCCCCGGCGAACACCGCTTTCGCCTCGCAGTCCGCCAGGATGTAGTTCACCTCGGCGGGCGTGAGGTGGAAGTTCACCGCCGCCACGTACATTCCGCTGCGGATCGCGGCCCAGTAGGCCACGAAGATCCGCAGATCGTTTCCCGCCACGATCGCCACGGTGTCGCCCCGCCGGAGCCCCGCCGAGCGCAGATGGTGCGCCAGCCGGGTCGATTGCTCGTCGAGGCGGGCGTAGCTGAGGAACTCGCCGGTGTCGGCGTCGATCGCCGCGGGGCAGCCGGGGGTGGTCTTTGCGAATGCACCGGGATACACGAGAACCTCCGCTTACTTGTGGGTGAAGCCACCGTAGGCGTTCGGTGTCGAGTGCGCTAGGGGATCAGGTGAATTCCCTGGGATGCGGGCGGGCGTCAGTCCGTTCCGTTCGCCGGGTCGGAGAGCCACCCGGCGTAGTCGTTGAGCAGGCCCAGCAGCGGCAGGGTGTCGACGGTGTCCACCGGCTCCCCGCGCAGTGCCGCGCGCAGACCCGGCAATCGTGACTCGATCGTGTGCCGATCCGTGAGTTCGTGATGGCTGTGGCCGCGCTGCTCGCCGAGCACGATCCGTCGTGGGTGTTCCGCGCGCAGTGATTCCAGGAGCCCGGCGAACTCGTCGCGGTCCAGCGCAGGCAGGTGCACGGAGAAGGCCACCACCGGGCCGGGGGCCGCATCGTCGATGTCCTCGGACTCCTCGAGCCAGTCGGCGTACTCCTGGACCAGATCGTCGAGCGCCTCCTCGTCGTCGAACGAGAGCGGCCTGCTCTCCGCGGCCGCACGCAGCGCCGATACCAGGGCGCGCACGGTCTCCGGGTCGGATGCCGCGGCGTACCACCGGTGCGCCTCGTGCGGCACCACGATCCGGCTCGGCACACCGGCGATCAGGCCGGCCCGAACGCGCTCGAACTCCGGCGGAGTGAGGTCGGGGAATTGGACGGTGACGGTGACCACGGGGGCGACGGAATCGGACTGCACGCCCTCCATCATCCCGTCGCTACGCCTAGGGTGGAGGCATGGCCCTCGAAGGTGATTTTGCACAGGAGAAGTCCGGCTGGGTGGCAGACCAGTTGGCGAAGATCGACGAGACCGGCAGCACCGCTTCGGTGCACGTCGCTGGGCAGGCGGTGGTGGTCTTCACCTACCGCGGTCCCAAGACCGGCAAGCTGTACCGCCGGCCGCTGATGCGTGTCGAGCACGACGGGGTGTACGCCGCCGTCGCCTCCAAGGGCGGTGCCCCGGAGCACCCGGTCTGGTATTCGGCGCTGCTCAGCAACGAGGTCGTCGAGGTGCAGGACGGCACCACTGTCGTCTCCGGACCGGTGCGTGAGATCCACGGTGCCGAGCGGGAGCAGTGGTGGGAGCGCGCCGTCGCCGCCTACCCGCCGTACGCCGAGTACCAGGAGAAGACCGACCGGCTGATCCCGGTTCTCCTCGTCGAACCGGGCCGCGCCTAGCCCGTTCCCGGGCCGGTCGCGGGTAGATTCTTGGTGTGAGCCCAGTCGAACCTCCCGCGCACGTCCTCGCCACCTTCGGACTCGACGGCATCGAGCCGATCGCCCTGGGGGCGGACTGGGACGGTGGCTGGCGCTGTGGCGAGGTGGTGCTCTCGCTCATCGCGGACCACGCCCGCGCGGCCTGGTCGGCCAAGGTCCGGGAAGATCTCTATGTCGACGGCATGAGGCTGGCCCGGCCCTTCCGCGCCA includes:
- a CDS encoding DUF418 domain-containing protein, which produces MTTTTAPTASSRRIASLDVARGIAILGTLGTNIWIFTEPSGMVGYIDSVGTESLPIRILQTLAQGKFLGLLSLMFGVGLAIQQASAARHDRPWPGRYWRRALVLLLDGLVHFLLVAEFDVLMGYALVSFLVSALLILQPRARTRWVVGAIAVHLAVVTLAVVAMMLPGSADGSGAGRRQGVNPYADGSFWDLVLFRADHALVFRAETIFMIPLTIAMFLTGARLFQSGLFAPDGAALRRRLMLLGAFAAPVDLAFGVFGAPLGLAGPAVFVGRYVIAPIVALGLLALIAEFYQRRGTGRAGRAMGRIGTTALSCYVLQNIIASVICYGWGFGLAARYGGEHRLLLTVLVFFAVVACLLVASTLWTRRFPRGPIEMMMHRVA
- a CDS encoding DEAD/DEAH box helicase is translated as MKGRTITTANTDIHTEPAAAEGLPDVHVIGDDHVSPSFAELGVDQGIVDALGKRGIERTFAIQELTLPLALAGNDLIGQARTGMGKTYGFGVPLLDRLVTQARADVGEDGLRALDGTPRALIIVPTRELCVQVTDDLAQASDGVRVQTTKGERDLKITSIYGGRPYEAQIEALQKGVDVVVGTPGRLLDLANQGHLVLGKIQILVLDEADEMLDLGFLPDIERILTMVPTDRQTMLFSATMPGPIITLARTFLKQPTHVRAEHHDDSAVHERTTQYVYRAHALDKTELVAKVLQAQGRGATMIFTRTKRTAQKVADELGERGFKVGAVHGDLGQVAREKALGKFRDGSIDVLVATDVAARGIDIDDVTHVINFQCPEDDKTYVHRIGRTGRAGKTGTAVTLVDWDELHRWELIDKALGLGKPEPVETYSSSEHLFTDLGIDPKVKGSLPGVRKRAEGEVVERTPREKRTSTRTRTRTRGGRAADGAAAAAEAGAPAEETPSTRADGDDAAPRKRRRRRRSGAKKTEGAAPAETAGE
- a CDS encoding TetR/AcrR family transcriptional regulator, with protein sequence MADLGATTAAGESRGAVNPAPRRTARLPRSARRIQLLEAASSVFVDLGYHSAGMDEIAVRAGVSKPVLYQHFPGKLELYVAVLNAHSEALVTGVREALSSSTDNHARVIGAVRSFFDFVDRDSQGYKLIFESDVLEPVVQERVEGAVDACIDAVYDLVSEDSGLDPYRARMLAVGLVGASQVSARYWLYADRPIPKEEAVATTVELLWGGLSHVPLQAERRGH
- a CDS encoding alpha/beta fold hydrolase encodes the protein MSALAQLDRTSDVWPGEFLAVRGQRLFVRHVDEAAAVTAPSDPRPTVMMIHGLGGSSINWTDLGQILAPVAASYAPDLPGFGLSDPPADGDYGIEAFAEIVIAYLETLVAVRGGAVHLVGNSLGGAIAVRVAMLRPDLLRSLSLISPAFPDLRPRVRRLQFLPLSLVRIPVVGPAGFRLVGSAYPERQVDQTLREILVDPAAMGPVRRSQAIDQAVARASMPWAPDALAASFNALVRSWIVDFGAAHWAAARAVSVPTAVIWGARDLLVSVGVAPKVVRHIRGSTLTVFEDVGHVAQMERPVETARLVRELVIAAESAPVFR
- a CDS encoding DUF3152 domain-containing protein, which encodes MSSPSNPRRPRPDGRAPLRAEWDPINSPADRNRPPRERAYRKQSTLSRILSTYGWRAYAVPVLAVLTVFALVVTFWGNPFQSKTATVDNTAESMSRNPTPGKTIVGAPTGTTVPGPVPVAGQLPIGGDFTTHGAGLWHVVPGATKKVGEGKQKEYTYMVAVEDGVDMGGLGGDQPFAQMIDRTLGDPRSWVHDPAIAFRRVAEGKPDFTISLTSPMTTRQACGYSIQLESSCYNGELGRVVINLARWVRGATAFEGDLTGYRQYAINHEVGHAIGYDKHVPCPAQGALAPIMMQQSFGVANRDIFNLDRSEGFDNDLVCRPNAWVAPVLR
- the moeZ gene encoding adenylyltransferase/sulfurtransferase MoeZ; the encoded protein is MPPLVEPAAELTRDEVARYSRHLIIPEMGVEGQKRLKNAKVLVIGAGGLGSPALLYLAAAGIGTIGIVEFDEVDASNLQRQVIHGVSDLGRPKAESARDSIAEINPLVTVNLHQERLEPENAVQLFEQYDLIVDGTDNFATRYLVNDAAVLAHKPYVWGSIFRFEGQASVFWEDAPDGPNGEKQGLNYRDLYPVAPPPGMVPSCAEGGVLGILCASIGAIMGTEAVKLITGIGDSLLGRLMVYDALDMTYRTIKIRKDPASPAITELIDYEEFCGVVSDEAQAAAAGSTITPAELVELGEQGVEYELIDVREPVEWDIVHIDGAKLVPKSVFETGEGLERVSADKKLVLYCKTGIRSAEVLAAVQGAGYRDAVHLQGGINAYARQVDPSLPVY
- a CDS encoding acyl-CoA synthetase — its product is MYPGAFAKTTPGCPAAIDADTGEFLSYARLDEQSTRLAHHLRSAGLRRGDTVAIVAGNDLRIFVAYWAAIRSGMYVAAVNFHLTPAEVNYILADCEAKAVFAGACVTEAVSQARRIPDLAEPGRAISWGGPIEGFADFDAVLAAADSSPLTDQPRGTDMLYSSGTTGRPKGIRFPLPEGQVDEAPDAYTAIFAPAYAMDSDTVYLSPAPLYHAAPLRFCAVTMSVGGTVIMMHRFDAVDALALIEKYRVTHSQWVPTMFVRMLKLDPEVRAKYDTSSLKVAIHAAAPCPAEVKRSMIAWWGPVIHEYYASTEAAGATFITPQEALERPGSVGKAGLGEIRICGENGDELPAGEVGTIYFERETMPFQYHNAPEKTRAAQHPDHPNWATTGDVGYLDTDGYLYLTDRRDFTIITGGVNVYPQESENTLVMHPAVADVAVIGVPDDELGEIAVACVQLAPGNIPSDELAAALIAHAGRDLARYKLPRAVRFVPSLPRTPTGKLVKRLISLD
- a CDS encoding nitroreductase/quinone reductase family protein, with translation MALEGDFAQEKSGWVADQLAKIDETGSTASVHVAGQAVVVFTYRGPKTGKLYRRPLMRVEHDGVYAAVASKGGAPEHPVWYSALLSNEVVEVQDGTTVVSGPVREIHGAEREQWWERAVAAYPPYAEYQEKTDRLIPVLLVEPGRA